From the genome of Trypanosoma brucei brucei TREU927 chromosome 11 chr11_scaffold01 genomic scaffold, whole genome shotgun sequence:
ctccttcattccCTAATTGTTTCTGAAGTTGATCATGAACCCCATCAAAACAGGGAAATTGAGatgcacttttttcttcttttttaaaaaacaaaacaaaacaaaaacaataatttaaagaaagaagaagaaaaacgtaaaggaagaaaaaagaagaaaatgataatgatgattataataatgataatgataataataataataataatattcaaaaatgaaataggaggaaaagacactaaacaaaaaaaagtaaaggaactTGAAAAGTGAgataaaacaataaataaaagcaaaacgaaaaaaaaaacaagaacaaaaggacgaaaaaaaaatggcaatgAAAGGGATtgggatgaaaaagaaaaaaagaaaaaacaaaaacagaaacaaaacaatacagtaaaagataatgataatgatgaagcGCTCGGCGTGTTAAAGtgcaacaataaaaaaaaaacaaaaacggttCAGTGGACGGAAAAGTCGAAGGTtactggaaacaaaaagcgtagacgggaaggggaagagagaagCAGAGTtagaggaaataaataaaacaaaacaaaaaagtttttatattcttcttttattattattattatctccTTTacaataatactaataataaataaaataaatgaataaaatgataACAACGGAGAAGAACGTAAAAGAGGAGCAACAAAGCGGAAGCAAACGAACAGACACACTGATGGAAAAATATGATGAaatattttttgaaaaaaaaaaggaaaagaaaggtaaaGTAAGATTGGGGGActaagcacacacacaaacaaacatgaaTAAACATATAAAACTAAATATATaaccaaatatataaatatttatgtgCTCACTCAATATCCCCCtttattttgtctttttcagtatcattatcattattttattttatttatttatttattctcccccttcttttccttttttttatatttcccatcttatttttctttcttccattttgttcGCTacatcatttcatttcactctTTACGTTATCTCTCTccatctctttctctctccttctctctcGTTGTTCTTCCTGCATCACAACTAttttcagtttcttttttttttgcttttttttgattttgttgctgttgttattttctctcccatctccctttctttttttttcttttaaaaaaaaagcaaaaaaaagtttttttttccccttcctccaaATGATCCGATCAACGCACaaacgcacaaacacacacttcGCTGTTGAATcattccctccctccccaaagaaaaaaaaacaaaaaacaaaaagaagctcactcactcactcactcactcacacgcacgcacacacacatatatatatatatatatatacaccaTTCACAtattcaaacaaaaaacgaatgaaaacaaaacaagaaaaaaaaggtaaataaaattaaattaaagtaggaaaaaaaacaaaaaaaattgacgCCACAACAATTTGTTGAAGCAAacgaagaggggaaaaatatgaaaaatggacaaaggaaaagggcagcagcagcagcagcacccgCTGCTGGTGCCACACACAAATTCACTCATTTGTTCAATCACTCATATCATTAAATAcgtatattatatatatctacATATATGACAGAACACATTTACgcaatagtaatagtaataataataataattattattatagtaataatatatagatatatttacttatggaaatatatatatatatatatatatatatcaaacgCAGCAAGAAAGCGGATGGTATTTAGTATTGGAGCCATACCGCCTCATTCCTCAGGCTTCTCacctcctttatttttttcttctcttctcacTTGTGcctcgttttttctttcttcttttcttttctctcaagtttgttttctgctgcttaCACAAAAATGGATGTAATGCGTATAAGCAACCGCACaacaaaccaaacaaacaaacaaaagagttAGAGGAAAGGTTACaagtgatgataataataataataacaataagggaagaagagagacccaaaaacaaaataaaacaaaacattgagcaaatggaaataataataataatattatataaattatatatatatatatatatatacaatataaataaatatatatacatatataaatatatataattataacaataaaacaagacGGAAAAACGCAGTGAAACATGAAATGTAGTTacagaaagaaaaccaaacaagcaaacatataaaaaaaaagaaaaaagaaagagagggggaaaaggaaatcaGAAGACACATCAACACTCCGCCAAAGTACGAAGAATACGGAGCATACAgataatatataaatatatataaatatacatatgtatataacaTAATAGAAAGAAcataaaaacgaaagaaaaaaaaacgacggTCAATCACCAATCAAAACGTCAAATTGATCCCGAACGGAACAAAGTTGTGGGGAacgcgaaaacaaaaaaaaacacccacAAAAAAGacgtggcggtggtggtggtggtggcggaaactcaaaaacgaaaaaaaaaggaaaagagtgaACCGAGCCGCAGGAGACAAATATcaggacaagaaaaaaaaaacaccaacccACACATATGCCTAAAAGCGTCAAGGGAAGAAGTGGCCATCAGAActgataacaataaaaaaaaaacaattgatgaaaagaaaagtaaatgaCAGATTTGacgacgacaacaacaataacaagtaaacaataataatgatcaccattatcatcatttATATCATCACAatgccacaacaacaaaaaaaaacaaaatcacgGAAACTCatcccttctctctctctccccctcccactcgccttttgtttctttttgaacTTTATTGTCGctgtttcatttatttcttcctcttgattcgtatttatttatataaaagaaaaaccatTGCTTCCTCGGACTCCCACACGAAACAGcctttaaaacaaaacaaaagagcgCTAACAGAGAAAGTCAgaaggcaaagaaagaaagaaaaaacaagtcaGGCACACAAATATGTAATTAAGTataaatttataaatataaatcTCCACCACAACGCAAAAGATAAATATCaagattatatatataaataatatagTTTTTACATATAATTTTAAATTAATTATGGCGTAATGAGGGGACCTGAAATATCCAAAAACATTGAGAACGAAATCCACAGGAAAGTATACTGAAACCCAGtagagaaaggggaaaagaaaggaggtaaaaaaaaaaaacacacacacttacaaccaGAGTGTCAGAACCTTAAATATAATTAAATATGGTTTAATAGGGGGCAAATATAAGTAAATATAAGTAAATACATATAATACATATGCACCATATGTATAGATGTGTCATTATTAGCTAAAAGGCGGGAAATACACAATCACAAACACAATCACAATCACAATCACACACGCaatataataacaataatgatggTAATGGAAGAATTCATACGTAAATGTATGAAGGGACCATAacatgaaaagaaagagaaaagaaggaggaagaaaaacaaacaaataaaaacgcAAAACATaatcaaaaaaaggaaggaggtatttttctttttcatcttcgTGTCTTTActgaattttttttagatTGCTTTGATTCTTTaaccttgttttttttaccttattCTTTGTACTCAGGAGGTGGGGACGGGGGGGGGATATCTCCCGCGAAGCAAATtgaatgatgataatgataatgatgataatgatatgGCAAAGCAATTAGTGCCGGGGTTGCGTGGGGCAAGTTTTAGAGGGATatgaggagaaggagaaaataaagaggggaaaggggggaaatgaaaacagcaaacacaaacacaggaGCCTATTTATGtattcattttatttgcttatccattcattcattcatatTCAATCCTTCATTCGGTCGCAAAAGAGAGGTGCACGCATGCGCTAATGTATTCAACATGTTGGTGCAAAATATATcaagcgaaagaaaaatagtacAAAAAATGAGGGAGGAACTAAAGGAAAACAGAAATGGGCTGGCACGCGAGTTTTTCGAATAGGGCAAAGtgtaaagggaaagggaaaggaacaGACAGGTACGCGCGCGCCCATGCATTTAAATCACGCGCACAGGAGCCCTCCACCCGcctcatattattatttttttcttttttttaatcaccCCATCCACCCACACCCCAAAGACGAGGGGAAATTtccttgtatttttttcttttttcctttccttcttcttttttttttctcttatctcctctcctcttttccttctttcaccctctcctctcccctcccctgtCACGCCCTGTAATTGTCAATGCCATTATTATCACATTGTCATTAGCTCATTcagttattttatttcactaTTGGTTAGGTTTGATATtttgttattctttttttaaatttttttttgctttccctcttcccctcccccctctcccctctccgtttctttctctttctttactttactctcctttccttctttttgaaactccttttttttaaatataattttttctttctttttctttgctttgtttttgttttttcagaGGGAAAGTTGGATcaaactttttttctctgtgaCTGgcgttgtttgtgttgttctattatcattatcattattataatcattcattttcattttttccccttcctcttttttttgtcttttttcttcttttttttcctttttcttctgttacctttttattattttattttttttgttattttttattttattttattttattttttgagcGTTActgtccttttttctttgttgttgctgggTTCCAAAAATTCGGCGAGTActccaacaacaataacaataaataacaacacggagggaagtgagaaggaagccacacacatatatgtataaacaTAAGCACAAAcgcacgcaaacacacaaaaacgaacaaaaaaaaagcaaaggaaggaaggaaagagacacTAAAATGTCTGAACTTCCACAagtgacaaaacaaatacgGGAAcggaaaaacgaaagaaaaaaaaaggaaagagaaaacaaaaacaaaataaaataataaaatagtaaaagatacgcacaatgaaaaaaaaaaagtacaacaTACATACTTTTATAACTCCCTCCACAAATGCACATGACCACTAGCCACGACCACgtgcacacaaaagaaaaaaaaaggaaaagggaaaaggaacaagGAAGAAccagagggaaaagggaaaaaaaaagaacaacaacacactttTCCAATGTGTTTctcataatatatatatatatattcatatttatatttatttatttatacctacaaatatataaatataggTGTGTCTGTGCATTTGTGTCTATGTTCATATATGtgttcattcattcatttcccccttgtttttccttcctttcctttcctttcctttcttctccctttttttctttttcctcctccccctcttctGTTAGTCTATTTCAAATATTAGGTTTTTGGGTTTGTCCTTCCCCTATTTCTTCCCTCGCTTCCACAGCTCGTTGGAAACATGCGGTCTCACCATTTTGTATTGGTCATCAGTATTTTACTTCGTATGGTGTGTCGCAGCCTCTTTCGTTTTGATCATTTCACTTATATCGagtctttctttttgatgtgtgtatgtgtgcgtgtgtgcatgAGTTCGATTCTTCTCTCCCATTCGACGGGAATGTATGGGCTCAgtcatcttttcttttccttttttttcgtgattactttttcctttcgtctTCATGCTTCAATTTATGAcccatacatacacataaacaaacaaacacacacacacacacacacggacaCATGATTTGCTCCGCCTAAAGCGCTACATCGACATCACTTTACTTCTTCTCTTCGCTGTTTCCACGCtttgctctctctctctttttctctctcgatctctctttttcaatCCTACGACTGCTCCAAATACTTCAACCGTTTTCTTCGCTAACCGctagtttcttttcttctgatCGTTCCTTTTCACGTCatgcatttcccccccccccaacacacacacacattcttCCACTTACCATCACCTGCTTTCAGTTGACTTTTACACATATGTAAGCAACAGCGGCGAGATGACGTAGTCGGAGGCGGAACTGCGTTGGTTAACAGGCTGCCGCGACACCTCAGGTCCCGGGAGCTGTGAAGCCTCCgggtgctgctgccgctgcgtaAAGTATGGAGAAGAAGGGCTTAATGGCATCGCCGGCATCTCCGCCGGAGAGTTGTTCGTATATGAAGTCGGTCGCGAGGTGTAGACGGGCTCAAACGAATACCCCTGAGACGCATTCAACACACGagattgttgttgttgttgtaagtgGGGCGGatgatggtggtggtggtggtgatgatgatgcgtttgctgttgttgttgttgctgctgaaatgAGTTGTGGTGATGTTTGTAAGACGGGCCCGGTGGCACTACGAGTGGACCTCTACCTTGTTGCATTGGGCCACAACTACCGAAGGAAACAGGTCCCGCTGCATGTTGTTGGTGCAGCGGCAGGTTGTTGGTCATATAACCACTGGAACCGCCATGCGGAGATCCCGCCTGTTGATGCTGTTGCCGATAGCCACCGCGGCTCTGGTACGGGTGCCCGCCCATGTGTTGGGAATGCCCACTTAGGCCGCCGTGGGGATGGGGGTGGGAACGATGCATCTGCTGAAGCTGTTGTGGGTGAAGGTGGCCGTGGCCTCCACCGCCTCCGTAACCACCCCTGTAGGCCGAGTTgtattgctgccgctgcgACCGCATCGAGTGGCCTTGAGACGGCATTTGGGGGGAACGCGTGTTCAAATGAACACGGTGAATAAAGTTACACAAACTTCCACGCCCACACCTTTCGCGTTCGTAATGCTTGCAAAACCGGAGATATTTCGTGGAGTCACTGTGTTGAGCCTCCTCGCTGCCCTTCGTACGGTAGACTTGCTCTGAAGGCACTTGCACCGGGTTCGCTGCTCCGCCTCGCAAAGAGTGACCCGCGTTGATGTAAAAAACTGAGCCTGGTTCATGTCGCTCGTATGGTGCTTCTTCCAATAAGGCAACAGGTGTGGACCAGTGAACCAGATTGACAGTCACAGGCAAGTCACCGTCACGAGGTTCTGCAAAGGTGTGCCGACTGTGGATGAAGTCACAACGGTCCCCGTGGGCACACGAGGCATTGGTGGAAAAGGATTTGCAAAGGTATAGTGCGTAACTCGGCTCCTTTGTACCTCTGTTTCGTGACAAATAGTTTTTCGACCCAGAAGTAGTCTCGATGAATTCGGACGGGATACACAGCGCTTTGTTCTTGTCAGCACTCAGCACGTGGAAGCGGCGGTCGTGCTGACCCGACTCATTGGCATCGATATTATCCCCATCAGTACCCTTGTCAGGGGCCACTAATTCTGTTGGCGCCTCGAGTGGTTCCTTCTGCGGTTTGCTGCTACTGCACCTACTGTTGCTCCCGCTCCCAGGAAGTACCTTGGTGAAACAACTTTCAGGTCGATCCGTGTTAGGCAGCACAGGGGAAAGAATGTCTAACCCCGCCTGCTGCTCCTGTGGCGAGCCCAAAGAGTCCTTCGCTTCACTCATTCTCTGCTCGCGtgttccctctttcttttgcacTCTTGCTGTCACTCTTTTGATTCCACGGCTtcgaacacacacacactctctctctaccgtcacttccttctttccttagTACTCTTTTCGCCTACGTCGCCTCCAATaggtttttcttccttttccttgatAGTGATACTGGCAGTAGTTATAACAATGAGTAAGGAGAGAATTGCagtcaaaaagaaaaaaaagtaagaaaaacaatTCATCACACAAGAACCCtgatcccccccccctctccctccaTCTCCTTTTTGGCCCCCTTTCTTCCgtattttttattataaCAATTAACTATTTATTTATAGAAAtatcccttcttccttcctgGTCGCTTGTTGAAATCTTTCTTCACATAGAACGGTCGAGTGGAAGTGgcgagaaaataaaacacaaaagaagagtGGCGAGTGGCGACGAGGCAGCGATACGTAGAGCGCAGGGCAGCCCTCTAAGAACAGAAGCCGAATGCTAATGATGACAACGATAATAATTGCAGCAAAGACAGTTGTGAGTATGATGGGTCCCAACGAAATAATGAGTACGAACGCCCCCgcagaagtgaagaaaaagaaaggaaagaggacaAACAGCCCATAAACAGTAAAGCTCACCGCAGCACCCGCAGACACTGACAGTACAGCAGAGCGGGCATTACCCCAATTATgcacgtttctttttttttttaaatttcccctttcttttcttctctttctcctttgATTTCATTCGACACATTCGAGCACAACATCAGACACACACGCAACCaatagggggaaagggagcaTACGTTCACTTCACggcaaaaggaaacaatgcGGACAACCAACTTAGAAACAACTGCATGGCCCTCGACTCATTTTCCCTCAACGCAGCGCTCCTCTGTCATTTGTACTATTGCTACAAATGTTTATCCATTCCCATCCATCCACGGAAATGGGAATGCAAAAGCATGAAATCacgaaatcaaaaaaaaaaaaacaacgaaactGCGACACCTCATTCTTAACAATCTTGACCACATTTCACATTAAGCCTGAATTAGAGTGAAAGATGTCAATATGGAAATAATACAACAGTAAAGGGAAGATGGAAATGGGAAAGAGGATGTGAAAGGCTCACCACAAGCAAATGCCGcttctctccattttttccattcttttACCCACAAACAAGTTTACTCCTTGCAGTTAaatcttctcccttttggCAACAAAGCATGACGATTGGTGTTGTTACCGTCGTTAGCCGCTGCCGCCCACATCAATAAATATGTGGAGACAAAAGATAAAACATAAGCACTGAAACTAATGAAAAGTGAGCTAACAGTTAactcaacaacatcaacaacaaaaaagtggtAGAATGGAATAAgaccaacaacagcaggttgaaaagaaaaaaaaccctaCACTTCCACAAAactaacacacacacattcgtACAACTTACATCCCTCTCCGGTCAAGTCATGGTCCACTTTCACTTATGAAAACTAATATTTACCAACTGGTGCTGCAAGTCCTCATGAATGATCGACACGGCTACGATTCcaattctttttattctttacgCATcgcctctctccctctctttctctcttgtcATATGGCGCTGtgttcttcccttcccccggTTGCACTTGCGATGTGCCAATTTGTATTACCTCGGACCCCTTCCTCTTAATAATACCGAATGCGCCAACACCTGGAGGAAGGGTTTTGAAACGCATATGAGTGttacgcaaaaaaaaagaaatacactAAAGAGGGATCGGAGAAGTGGGAAACTGACATGCAGAATCCCCACTGGGAACACTGCCGTGTCTTTCCACAACCATTATTTTAGTTTATGAATATTCCACATCATCTTTTCTCCTCAagcaccccccccccttcacTTCCACACGGTGCATTACTAATAGACGCCGTGATGGGGGTTTCTTCATTCGTCCTTTCACCATCCCAAAATAACGGAACACATCCACCACTTCAGTcccaaaggagaaaacaaaaacaaaaaaagaacattCAACAGACCTCTCTCCCCCTCGCCCTCCCTTTTCACAATGCTTCTCAACCGCGACTATAAATTATCAGCGCCACAATGCAAAGCATGCTTCCGATAACAAATAGTATGCCAGGAACAAAAGAGTATATCAACAACGATAATATTCCACTTAACACAATAGAACACCCCGCTGCAAAGGCTTTCATGATATTGTCCGTATGCTTAATTACCAACGCCACTAACAATCCGCCCACTGCCTGAACAAAAATCATTAACCACACGAGGGAGTCGAAGCCACGGAAGTACTcttggaaaaaagaagtgccaGCATTGACATCGTCGGGCGTCGCATTAACTTGGGCTTGACCTTGAGTATTGGAGCCAGAGCCTGCGAGAAGCTGTGCGACAATATAACAAACAACGGAGTACGCGGAAAGGTGAACGTTTTTCGTGGAGGTATGAGAACTGAGCGAAGCGTCCTTAGATTTGAAGAGCCATTCCGACATGACAGCACCTGCACTGGAACATAAAACCGCCATCGTTGTTGCCACCACACCCACTACGTAACTACCGCTGATTTCCACAGAATTCGTCTTCTCTTCAGGTTTCCGACTACTATGCTTGCTGCCGAGCTGGGCTAACACCACACCTGccatcaacaaaaagagggcCATCCACTGCTGTGAAGAAAACGTACGACCGAGAAATATCCACAGGAGCAGAGCCGTACCGAGTATTTTTGTCTGGTAGGTTACCTGAAAGAGTGTGGGCTCCATATTCGCCAATGCCACAAACATAACATAGTTCTGGAATGCGTAAATGATGGCGGGAACGGCAGTTGGCACCGCACTTCGGTGGAGAAGCTGCAAAAGAAATAAGCCACAGAAGCCCTCTCGGTTTATCTCCACTTCTATCGACTGGGCGTCAGAGGAGA
Proteins encoded in this window:
- a CDS encoding CMP-sialic acid transporter, putative is translated as MFPLRSVSSSQFNSQANSYSLFHYVLLVLLTVQNATIVILMSYTQQRQSSKDPSNRFNTSHVVMMTEMVKFLMSLAWCAWDVFSTIAPRGSRVLDDSGTDASETPLGHRGSDVMRDVKTLKQDQKLLCYEDSHEDNSNGAKLATNMESAPADLSSDAQSIEVEINREGFCGLFLLQLLHRSAVPTAVPAIIYAFQNYVMFVALANMEPTLFQVTYQTKILGTALLLWIFLGRTFSSQQWMALFLLMAGVVLAQLGSKHSSRKPEEKTNSVEISGSYVVGVVATTMAVLCSSAGAVMSEWLFKSKDASLSSHTSTKNVHLSAYSVVCYIVAQLLAGSGSNTQGQAQVNATPDDVNAGTSFFQEYFRGFDSLVWLMIFVQAVGGLLVALVIKHTDNIMKAFAAGCSIVLSGILSLLIYSFVPGILFVIGSMLCIVALIIYSRG